The following coding sequences are from one Xiphias gladius isolate SHS-SW01 ecotype Sanya breed wild chromosome 14, ASM1685928v1, whole genome shotgun sequence window:
- the ptch2 gene encoding protein patched homolog 1, producing MASDRGVPGAGVFGDLPPSYTRSQPPANPDLLRRPSYCHAAFALKQISKGKAVGQKAPLWIRARFQALLFSLGCHIQRHCGKVLFIGLLVFGALSVGLRVAAIETDIEQLWVEAGSRVSTELRYTREKQGEESVFTSQMLIQTPKEEGTNILTQEALLVHMEAALSASKVQVSLFGKSWDLNKICYKSGVPIIENVMIERMIDKLFPCMIITPLDCFWEGAKLQGGSAYLPGMPDIQWMNLDPVKLMEELSQFTSLEGFREMLDKAQVGHAYMNRSCLDPSDPDCPLSAPNKEKGESPDIARRLQGGCHGFSRKFMHWQEELILGGRVKSQDTLRSAEALQTMFLLMSPKQLYEHFKDDYEIHDINWNEEKATAILESWQRKFVEVVHQSIPANSSQSIHAFSTTTLNDIMKSFSDVSVIRVAGGYLLMLAYACVTMLRWDCAKSQGAVGLAGVLLVALSVAAGLGLCSLLGLSFNAATTQVLPFLALGIGVDDMFLLAHSFTETGSNIPFKERTGDCLRRTGTSVALTSINNMIAFFMAALVPIPALRAFSLQAAVVVVFNFAMVLLIFPAILSLDLHRREDKRLDVLCCLYSPCSDRVIHLSPHELSDAGEQPHTPTTATAHTHQYTAGSTITTSTQITTTVQAFTQCDAAGQHIVTILPPTSQISTSPPSIILCPTSQAQAITPSPTTTSVPDPYGSQLFTPTSSSTRDLLAQVEDSRSGKECVPLPFLHWNLSSFAREKYAPLLLKPKSKAIVVVLFLGLLGLSLYGTTMVHDGLYLTDIVPRDTKEYDFIDAQFKYFSFYNMYLVTMDGFDYARSQRLLIQLHNAFNSVKYVVRVSNNKLPRMWLHYFHDWLRGLQAAFDADWQAGRITADSYRNGTEDGALAYKLLIQTGSKKEPFNYSQLTSRRLVDAEGLIPPEVFYIYLTVWVSNDPLGYAASQANFYPHPREWIHDKYDTTGENLRIPAAEALEFAQFPFYLNGLRQASDFVEAIESVRAICDEFSRKGVFNYPNGYPFLFWEQYIGLRHWFLLSISVVLACTFLVCAILLLNPWTAGIIVFILAMMTVELFGIMGLIGIKLSAIPVVILIASVGIGVEFTVHIALGFLTAIGNRNKRSAVALEHMFAPVVDGAISTLLGVLMLAGSEFDFIMRYFFAVLAILTVLGMLNGLVLLPVLLSMMGPSAEVTPVDNASRLPTPSPEPPLPPPMTHHGYYTGHHNPRASRQQAFSESSDSEYYSEMTTTSGIGEEDYKYCDRSAYIASHTNVTPATSHILLEASKNPSFPKLTVVKPFKENAPGTGGRIDPLNESSHNAQSPLSSQVTCWDGNKLEQQQGLQRLQAQPSQHLPSDRAHFPGRTCQSGPRLQNSRGPQPNRTKGPRYSNSTSALPTPQGSTGGPVTMVTATASVTVAVHPTLPGAAYQGYMHEGFDTDSESDCFEAAKRTFGDKTNFSSCKRDSLEIQDLEASQCQTEHQLKTQGGLRIQAAKDC from the exons ATGGCCTCGGATCGCGGGGTCCCAGGGGCCGGCGTCTTTGGAGATTTACCCCCGAGTTATACGCGCTCCCAGCCGCCTGCGAACCCAGACCTACTCCGGAGACCCAGCTACTGCCACGCTGCTTTCGCACTTAAACAGATCTCAAAG GGTAAGGCGGTAGGTCAGAAAGCTCCTCTGTGGATCCGGGCGAGGTTCCAGGCCCTCCTGTTCTCTCTGGGCTGCCACATCCAGAGGCACTGTGGGAAGGTCCTCTTTATTGGACTCTTAGTGTTTGGGGCCCTGTCTGTGGGACTCCGAGTTGCAGCCATCGAAACGGACATCGAACAGCTATGGGTGGAAG CTGGCAGTCGGGTGAGCACAGAGCTTCGCTACACCAGGGAGAAGCAGGGAGAGGAGTCAGTATTTACCTCACAGATGCTTATCCAGACCCCCAAAGAAGAGGGCACCAATATCCTCACCCAGGAGGCTTTGCTGGTTCACATGGAAGCCGCTCTGTCTGCCAGCAAGGTTCAGGTGTCGCTGTTTGGAAA ATCGTGGGATCTTAACAAAATATGCTATAAATCAGGAGTGCCTATTATAGAAAATGTCATGATTGAAAGG ATGATTGACAAGCTATTCCCCTGTATGATAATCACCCCATTGGACTGTTTTTGGGAAGGGGCCAAACTACAGGGAGGCTCCGCCTACTTACC GGGTATGCCAGATATCCAGTGGATGAATCTAGATCCAGTCAAGCTGATGGAGGAACTGAGTCAGTTCACTTCACTGGAAGGATTTAGGGAGATGTTGGACAAAGCCCAG GTGGGCCATGCCTACATGAACAGGTCTTGTCTAGACCCCTCAGACCCCGACTGCCCCCTTAGTGCTCCCAacaaggagaaaggagag AGTCCTGACATTGCTAGGCGTCTCCAGGGTGGTTGCCATGGTTTCAGCCGGAAGTTCATGCACTGGCAGGAGGAGCTGATCCTGGGAGGGCGGGTCAAAAGCCAGGATACTCTGCggag TGCGGAGGCTCTCCAAACCATGTTCCTGTTGATGAGTCCTAAGCAGCTGTACGAGCACTTTAAAGACGACTATGAGATCCATGACATCAACTGGAATGAAGAAAAGGCTACCGCTATCCTGGAGTCCTGGCAGAGGAAGTTTGTGGAG GTGGTCCATCAGAGTATTCCTGCTAACTCCAGCCAGTCCATCCACGCTttctccaccaccaccctcaACGACATCATGAAATCCTTTTCTGATGTCAGCGTCATACGGGTGGCTGGAGGATACCTGCTCATG CTCGCCTATGCCTGTGTGACCATGCTAAGGTGGGACTGTGCTAAGTCCCAGGGGGCCGTGGGGCTGGCCGGGGTGCTGCTGGTAGCCCTGTCAGTGGCTGCAGGACTGGGTCTCTGCTCCCTGCTCGGCCTCTCTTTCAATGCTGCCACCACACAG GTGCTTCCCTTCTTGGCACTAGGGATTGGTGTGGATGACATGTTTCTGTTGGCTCACTCCTTCACAGAAACTGGAAGTAACATCCCCTTCAAG gagCGGACAGGAGACTGTTTGCGTCGCACCGGCACCAGTGTGGCTCTGACTTCCATCAACAACATGATTGCGTTCTTTATGGCTGCTCTCGTACCCATCCCTGCCTTGCGAGCTTTCTCTTTGCAG GCGGCTGTCGTGGTTGTGTTTAACTTCGCCATGGTGCTGCTCATCTTCCCCGCCATCCTCAGTTTGGACCTCCACCGACGTGAGGACAAGCGTTTGGACGTCCTCTGCTGCCTGTACAGCCCCTGCTCGGACCGCGTCATCCACCTCTCTCCACACGAGCTGTCGGATGCCGGAGAGCAGCCGCACACGCCTACAACAGCAACGGCGCACACGCACCAGTACACTGCGGGATCCACGATCACAACCAGCACCCAAATCACCACCACGGTGCAGGCATTCACTCAGTGTGACGCAGCAGGACAGCATATTGTTACGATTCTACCGCCTACCTCACAGATCTCCACCAGCCCACCTTCCATCATCCTCTGCCCCACTTCACAGGCTCAAG CCATCACACcttcccccaccaccacctcagtACCTGACCCCTACGGCTCCCAGCTCTTCACCCCTACTTCCAGCTCCACGCGGGACCTTCTAGCCCAGGTGGAGGACTCCAGATCGGGAAAGGAGTGCGTCCCACTCCCTTTCCTGCACTGGAACCTGTCCAGCTTTGCCAGGGAGAAATATGCTCCTCTACTCCTCAAGCCAAAAAGCAAAGCCATCGTGGTGGTCCTCTTCCTGGGCCTCCTGGGCCTTAGCCTGTATGGGACAACGATGGTGCACGACGGCCTCTACCTGACCGACATCGTGCCACGCGACACCAAGGAGTATGATTTCATCGACGCCCAGTTTAAGTACTTCTCCTTCTACAACATGTACCTGGTGACCATGGATGGATTTGATTACGCTCGATCACAGAGGCTGCTGATCCAGCTGCACAACGCTTTTAACTCTGTTAAATACGTGGTCAGAGTCAGCAACAACAAACTGCCCCGCATGTGGCTGCACTACTTCCATGACTGGCTCAGAG GTCTTCAGGCTGCTTTCGATGCTGactggcaggcaggcaggatTACCGCTGACAGCTATCGTAATGGCACAGAGGACGGAGCTCTGGCATACAAGCTCCTCATCCAAACTGGCTCCAAGAAAGAGCCTTTTAACTACAGCCAG CTTACGTCTCGTCGGCTGGTAGATGCAGAGGGTCTGATCCCCCCAGAGGTGTTTTACATTTACCTGACAGTTTGGGTCAGTAACGATCCTCTGGGCTACGCTGCCTCCCAGGCCAACTTCTACCCCCATCCCAGAGAGTGGATTCACGACAAGTATGACACTACGGGAGAGAATCTGCGCA TCCCAGCTGCAGAGGCCCTGGAGTTTGCCCAGTTCCCCTTCTACCTTAACGGCCTTCGCCAGGCTAGCGACTTTGTGGAGGCCATTGAGAGTGTGCGGGCCATCTGCGACGAGTTTAGTCGCAAGGGTGTGTTCAACTACCCTAATGGATACCCCTTTTTGTTCTGGGAGCAGTATATTGGCCTCAGACACTGGTTCCTGCTGTCGATCAGCGTGGTGCTGGCCTGCACCTTCCTGGTCTGTGCGATTCTCCTGCTCAACCCCTGGACCGCCGGCATCATT GTGTTTATCTTGGCCATGATGACGGTGGAGTTGTTTGGCATTATGGGTCTGATTGGCATCAAGTTGAGCGCCATCCCTGTCGTCATCCTGATTGCCTCCGTGGGTATCGGAGTGGAGTTCACTGTTCACATTGCACTG GGCTTCCTGACAGCGATTGGCAACAGAAACAAGCGCTCGGCGGTGGCTCTGGAGCACATGTTTGCCCCGGTGGTTGACGGAGCGATCTCTACGCTGCTGGGCGTTCTCATGCTGGCAGGGTCAGAGTTTGACTTCATCATGAG GTATTTCTTTGCAGTGCTGGCCATCCTGACTGTGTTGGGGATGCTGAATGGCTTAGTACTCCTGCCAGTCCTCCTTTCCATGATGGGGCCTTCCGCTGAGGTCACCCCAGTCGACAATGCCAGCCGCCTGCCCACGCCTTCCCCCGAGCCCCCGCTTCCCCCACCCATGACCCACCACGGGTACTACACGGGCCACCACAACCCACGGGCATCTCGTCAACAAGCCTTTTCAGAGTCATCAGACTCTGAGTATTACTCTGAGATGACCACCACTTCGGGGATCGGGGAAGAGGATTACAAGTACTGTGACCGCAGTGCGTACATAGCATCGCACACCAACGTTACACCGGCTACGTCTCACATACTGCTAGAAGCCAGCAAGAACCCCAGCTTCCCCAAACTCACG gTGGTGAAGCCATTCAAAGAAAATGCACCAGGCACTGGTGGGAGGATAGACCCGTTAAATGAGTCTTCACACAATGCACAGTCACCTCTCAGCTCTCAGGTTACATGCTGGGATGGAAAcaagctggagcagcagcagggtcTCCAGAGGCTCCAGGCTCAGCCAAGCCAACACTTGCCCAGCGACAGAGCTCACTTCCCTGGGAGGACTTGTCAAAGCGGCCCCAGGCTTCAGAACAGCAGAGGGCCTCAGCCAAACAGGACTAAAGGGCCAAGATATAGCAATAGCACCTCCGCCCTGCCAACGCCACAAGGCTCAACTGGGGGGcctgttaccatggttacagcCACAGCCTCCGTGACGGTGGCTGTGCATCCGACCTTGCCAGGGGCGGCGTACCAAGGCTACATGCATGAAGGTTTTGACACAGACAGTGAGTCGGACTGTTTTGAAGCTGCTAAGAGGACTTTTGGtgacaaaacaaacttttcttcATGCAAGAGAGACTCTCTAGAGATCCAGGACTTGGAAGCATCACAGTGCCAGACAGAGCATCAGCTCAAGACGCAAG GTGGGTTGAGGATCCAGGCAGCCAAAGATTGCTAG